One window from the genome of Streptomyces cadmiisoli encodes:
- a CDS encoding S41 family peptidase, whose protein sequence is MSYLHLPHLSGDLLCFVSEDDLWLAPLDGPGRAWRLTVDRTKIGHPRFSPDGTGIAYTSWRSLVPEIHLVPAEGGEGRRLTHWGSADTQVCGWTPEGDILAVASHGEPFSHFTWAYKVSTDGDPGRKLPWGPVADIQVADLDGERRTLLLTGTPPHEPASWKRYRGGAMGRLWLHGRRLLAGLQGHLHSPMFVAGRIAFLSDHEGVGNLYSCAHDGSDLRRHTDHDAFYARHASSDGTRVVYQCAGDLWLVDDLSPHSVPRRLDVRLSGPRAGRRRYQVPAAHHLDGISVDETGRASAVVVRGSLYWLTHRDGPARTLTDTPGVRVRLPEMLGPGGRVAYVTDAEGEDAIEIAQLPRATGDRPTRRLAQGELGRVLEMVSDPEGERLAVAAHDGRLLLVDPGEESGGGVTELIRSLNGPVRDLAFSPDGAWLTWSHPGIGRSLRQIKMARIEDRLVVDVTNGRFEDENPVFTRDGRYLAFLSWRGFDPVYDVHTGDLSFPLGCRPYLVPLSSATPSPFALSPDGRPAAGGLDPVEDEEPGDGGAASVEIEGLECRVTPFPVTASKYSALFPVAGGGLVWLRWPISGALGETFVNPADISGRPTLEYFNITKARKSELVDHLDWFAISGDGTRLVVVDEGDLRAVPSTEAGDSDTTTWIDLRRIMHEVDPGAEWRQAFEEAGRLIRAYFWDPGMCGIDWDGVLDQYRPLVDRVASPDEFADLLREMLGELGTSHAYVTAARRNEGPRHYQRRQGLLGANFVRREDGWTVKRILPGDSSDSRARSPLAGTGIREGAVLTHVDGRPVNRVSGPYPLLAGAGGTTVELTFVQPPSARRPAPDGTSDAGGGEGVEAGAEVGAGTKAGTGTGAEVGAEAEAGAGEEAGAGEEAGAGEEAGAAAGTYAQAGAESPADTGAGAKTGAGAESEAGSPAGADAGAGAEAGAGAEAPAGAGAETGTGAGAATSAGAEAAVAAGVLCPPRRVAVVPLVDERPLRYQDWVAKRRAVVRELSGGGCGYLHIPDLGGSGWAQFNRDLRVEVSRPALIVDVRGNAGGHISELVIEKLTREILGWDLTRNAQPVSYTSNAPRGPVVALADEATSSDGDMITAAFKLLNLGPVVGQRTWGGVVGMTGRHRLGDGTVITVPMNAAWFDAYGWSVENHGVAPDVEALRTPLDWAEGRHAQLADAVRLALDLLAGHPAATPPNLDDVPDRSRPELPPRP, encoded by the coding sequence GTGAGCTATCTGCACTTGCCCCACCTCAGCGGTGACCTGCTGTGCTTCGTCTCCGAGGACGATCTCTGGCTCGCCCCGCTGGACGGTCCGGGCCGCGCCTGGCGGCTCACCGTCGACCGCACCAAGATCGGACACCCGCGCTTCTCGCCCGACGGCACCGGCATCGCGTACACGAGTTGGCGCAGCCTCGTCCCGGAGATCCATCTGGTGCCGGCCGAGGGCGGCGAGGGGCGGCGGCTGACCCACTGGGGCAGCGCGGACACCCAGGTCTGCGGCTGGACCCCCGAGGGCGACATTCTCGCCGTCGCCTCGCACGGTGAGCCCTTCTCCCACTTCACCTGGGCCTACAAGGTCTCCACCGACGGCGACCCCGGCCGCAAGCTGCCCTGGGGCCCGGTCGCCGACATCCAGGTCGCCGACCTGGACGGCGAGCGCCGCACCCTGCTCCTGACCGGCACCCCGCCGCACGAACCGGCGTCCTGGAAGCGCTACCGCGGCGGCGCCATGGGCAGGCTGTGGCTGCACGGACGGCGGCTGCTCGCCGGCCTCCAGGGCCATCTGCACTCCCCCATGTTCGTCGCCGGCCGCATCGCCTTCCTCTCCGACCACGAGGGCGTCGGCAACCTCTACTCCTGCGCTCACGACGGCTCCGACCTGCGGCGGCACACCGACCACGACGCCTTCTACGCCCGGCACGCGTCCAGCGACGGGACCCGGGTGGTCTATCAGTGCGCGGGCGACCTGTGGCTGGTCGACGACCTGTCCCCGCACTCGGTGCCCCGCCGGCTGGACGTGCGCCTGAGCGGCCCCCGGGCGGGCCGCCGCAGGTACCAGGTGCCCGCCGCCCACCACCTGGACGGCATCTCCGTCGACGAGACGGGCCGGGCGAGCGCGGTCGTCGTCCGGGGGAGCCTGTACTGGCTGACACACCGCGACGGCCCGGCGCGCACGCTCACCGACACGCCGGGCGTGCGGGTCCGCCTCCCGGAGATGCTCGGACCGGGCGGCCGGGTGGCCTACGTGACGGACGCGGAGGGCGAGGACGCCATCGAGATCGCCCAACTCCCGCGCGCCACCGGCGACCGCCCGACCCGCCGGCTGGCGCAGGGGGAGCTGGGACGTGTCCTGGAGATGGTCTCGGATCCGGAAGGCGAGCGGCTCGCCGTCGCGGCGCACGACGGGCGGCTGCTGCTGGTCGACCCGGGGGAGGAATCCGGCGGCGGGGTCACCGAGCTGATCCGGTCGCTCAACGGGCCGGTGCGGGACCTCGCCTTCTCCCCGGACGGGGCATGGCTGACCTGGTCGCACCCGGGCATCGGGCGCTCCCTGAGGCAGATCAAGATGGCGCGGATCGAGGACCGTCTGGTCGTCGACGTCACCAACGGCCGCTTCGAGGACGAGAACCCGGTCTTCACCCGCGACGGCCGCTATCTCGCCTTCCTCTCCTGGCGCGGCTTCGACCCGGTGTACGACGTCCACACCGGCGACCTGTCCTTCCCGCTGGGCTGCCGCCCCTACCTGGTCCCGCTGTCCTCGGCCACCCCCTCCCCCTTCGCCCTGAGCCCGGACGGGCGTCCGGCCGCCGGCGGACTCGACCCGGTCGAGGACGAGGAGCCCGGTGACGGCGGCGCGGCGAGCGTGGAGATCGAGGGCCTGGAGTGCCGGGTGACCCCCTTCCCGGTCACCGCCTCCAAGTACTCCGCGCTGTTCCCGGTGGCGGGCGGCGGACTGGTCTGGCTGCGCTGGCCGATCTCCGGCGCGCTGGGCGAGACCTTCGTCAACCCGGCCGACATCAGCGGACGCCCGACGCTGGAGTACTTCAACATCACGAAGGCCAGGAAGTCCGAACTCGTCGACCACCTGGACTGGTTCGCCATCAGCGGGGACGGCACCCGCCTCGTCGTGGTCGACGAGGGCGACCTGCGCGCGGTGCCGTCCACGGAGGCCGGCGACAGCGACACGACGACCTGGATCGACCTGCGGCGCATCATGCACGAGGTGGACCCGGGCGCCGAGTGGCGCCAGGCGTTCGAGGAGGCGGGCCGGCTCATCCGCGCCTACTTCTGGGACCCGGGGATGTGCGGGATCGACTGGGACGGGGTGCTGGACCAGTACCGGCCGCTGGTCGACCGCGTCGCGTCGCCGGACGAGTTCGCCGACCTGCTGCGCGAGATGCTGGGCGAACTGGGCACCTCGCACGCCTACGTCACCGCCGCCCGCCGCAACGAGGGCCCGCGGCACTACCAGCGCCGCCAGGGCCTGCTCGGCGCCAACTTCGTCCGCCGGGAGGACGGCTGGACCGTCAAGCGCATCCTGCCGGGCGACTCCTCCGACTCCAGGGCCCGTTCACCGCTGGCCGGCACGGGCATCCGGGAGGGCGCCGTCCTGACGCACGTGGACGGACGCCCGGTGAACCGGGTCAGCGGCCCGTATCCGCTCCTGGCGGGCGCGGGCGGTACGACGGTGGAGCTGACCTTCGTCCAGCCCCCGTCCGCACGCCGCCCGGCACCGGACGGCACGTCGGATGCCGGGGGCGGGGAGGGTGTTGAGGCCGGGGCCGAGGTGGGGGCGGGAACCAAGGCCGGAACCGGAACCGGGGCCGAAGTCGGAGCCGAGGCCGAAGCCGGTGCGGGGGAAGAAGCCGGTGCGGGGGAAGAAGCCGGTGCGGGGGAAGAAGCCGGTGCCGCGGCAGGAACCTATGCCCAAGCCGGAGCCGAATCCCCGGCAGATACCGGAGCCGGAGCCAAGACGGGAGCCGGAGCCGAATCCGAAGCCGGATCCCCGGCGGGTGCCGACGCCGGAGCCGGAGCCGAAGCGGGAGCCGGAGCCGAAGCCCCGGCAGGTGCCGGAGCCGAGACGGGAACCGGCGCCGGAGCCGCAACCAGCGCTGGAGCCGAAGCCGCTGTCGCGGCCGGAGTCCTGTGCCCGCCCCGCCGGGTCGCGGTCGTCCCGCTCGTCGACGAGCGGCCGCTGCGCTACCAGGACTGGGTGGCCAAACGCCGGGCCGTCGTCCGGGAGCTGAGCGGCGGCGGCTGCGGCTATCTGCACATTCCCGACCTGGGCGGCTCGGGCTGGGCCCAGTTCAACCGCGATCTGCGTGTGGAGGTGTCCCGGCCCGCGCTCATCGTGGACGTGCGCGGCAACGCGGGCGGCCACATCAGCGAACTGGTCATCGAGAAGCTGACCCGCGAGATCCTGGGCTGGGACCTCACCCGCAACGCCCAGCCGGTCTCGTACACCTCCAATGCCCCGCGCGGTCCGGTGGTGGCGCTGGCGGACGAGGCGACGTCCTCCGACGGCGACATGATCACGGCCGCCTTCAAACTGCTGAACCTGGGGCCGGTCGTCGGTCAGCGGACGTGGGGCGGGGTGGTCGGCATGACGGGCCGTCACCGCCTGGGCGACGGGACGGTGATCACCGTCCCGATGAACGCGGCCTGGTTCGACGCCTACGGCTGGTCCGTCGAGAACCACGGCGTGGCCCCCGACGTGGAGGCCCTGCGCACCCCCCTGGACTGGGCGGAAGGGCGCCATGCCCAACTGGCCGACGCGGTCCGCCTGGCCCTCGACCTGCTGGCCGGCCACCCTGCGGCGACACCGCCGAACCTGGACGACGTACCCGACCGCTCCCGCCCCGAGCTGCCCCCCAGGCCGTGA
- a CDS encoding TetR/AcrR family transcriptional regulator, with protein sequence MAEAATARRSRLTPAREAELYGAVLDLLREVGYDTLTMDAVAARTHSSKATLYRQWGGKAELVAKAIRHYKPGGLADVDTGSLREDLHALVAREDDCVMAQNAALMRGLAMAMHTNPDLLRAFKELIVEPEMNEFHRVLRRAVDRGEVRADNPALGYVVHMMLGAFTTRWLIDDLPPTNAFLTSYIDAVMLPALGVSTG encoded by the coding sequence ATGGCTGAGGCCGCAACGGCGCGTCGCAGTCGTCTCACGCCCGCACGCGAGGCCGAGCTCTACGGAGCCGTGCTCGATCTGCTCCGGGAAGTCGGTTACGACACCCTCACCATGGACGCGGTGGCCGCCCGCACGCATTCCAGCAAGGCCACCCTCTACCGCCAGTGGGGCGGCAAGGCCGAGCTGGTCGCGAAGGCGATCCGGCACTACAAGCCGGGCGGCCTCGCCGACGTCGACACCGGGTCGCTGCGGGAGGACCTGCACGCCCTGGTGGCCCGTGAGGACGACTGCGTCATGGCGCAGAACGCCGCGCTCATGCGGGGCCTGGCCATGGCCATGCACACCAACCCGGACCTTCTGCGGGCCTTCAAGGAACTGATCGTCGAGCCCGAGATGAACGAGTTCCACCGGGTGCTGCGGCGTGCCGTCGACCGGGGCGAGGTCCGTGCGGACAACCCCGCGCTGGGCTACGTCGTGCACATGATGCTCGGCGCTTTCACCACCCGGTGGCTGATCGACGACCTGCCGCCCACGAACGCCTTCCTCACCTCGTACATCGACGCCGTGATGCTCCCCGCTCTCGGCGTCTCCACCGGCTGA
- a CDS encoding MMPL family transporter — MATFLYKLGRLAFRRRHLVALIWVALLTLAGVGAASAPAAGSGSFSIPGTEAQKAFDLLEERFPGTSADGATARVVFKAPDGGKMTDAGPRATVEETVEELSDGSEVASVAEPYAAKAISRDGTVAYASVQYDAAGMELAESTKEALEDAAQNARDAGLTVEVGGDALQAAPETGSTEIIGIAVAAVVLVVTLGSLVAAGLPLLTALIGVGIGVSTITALADALELGSTTSTLAMMIGLAVGIDYALFVVSRYRAELAEGRDREEAVGRAVGTAGSAVVFAGLTVVIALAGLAVVNIPMLTKMGLAAAGTVVIAVLIALTMIPALLGYAGRRVQPAGARSRLLGGRGSEGAGSRPNMGTRWASFVVRRPLAVLLLGVIGLGAAAVPVGSLELGLPDDGSQPTSTTQRRAYDLLSEGFGPGFNGPLLVVVDARASDDPEEAATTVTGEVEEMAGVTTVTPARPNKAGDTFTITVIPDSKPSSTQTEDLVHAIRDAGTGIEADSGAHVLVTGSTAMNIDFSQRMNDALVPYLALVVGLAFLLLIAVFRSILVPLKAALGFLLSVLAALGAVVAVFQWGWLAGLIGVEETGPIMSMMPIFMVGVVFGLAMDYEVFLVTRMREAHVHGEKPGQAVVTGFRHGARVVAAAAVIMIAVFAGFIGSGESMVKMIGFGLAVAVFFDAFVVRMAVVPAVLALLGGKAWWLPKWLDRVLPDVDVEGEGLRTMSGPDRAAGEEKQLVRA, encoded by the coding sequence GTGGCCACGTTTCTCTACAAACTCGGCCGGCTCGCCTTCCGGCGACGGCATCTCGTCGCCCTGATCTGGGTCGCGCTGCTGACGCTCGCCGGTGTCGGCGCGGCCAGTGCCCCCGCGGCCGGCAGCGGATCCTTCTCCATCCCCGGCACCGAGGCCCAGAAGGCCTTCGACCTGCTGGAGGAGCGCTTCCCCGGCACGAGTGCCGACGGAGCGACCGCCCGCGTCGTCTTCAAGGCCCCCGACGGCGGGAAGATGACCGACGCCGGCCCCCGCGCGACCGTCGAGGAGACCGTCGAGGAGCTGTCGGACGGCTCCGAGGTCGCCTCGGTCGCCGAACCGTACGCCGCGAAGGCGATCAGCCGGGACGGCACGGTCGCCTACGCGTCGGTGCAGTACGACGCCGCCGGCATGGAGCTCGCGGAGTCGACCAAGGAAGCCCTGGAGGACGCGGCGCAGAACGCGCGGGACGCCGGGCTGACCGTGGAGGTCGGCGGTGACGCGCTCCAGGCGGCACCCGAGACCGGCTCCACCGAGATCATCGGTATCGCGGTCGCCGCGGTCGTGCTGGTCGTCACCCTGGGCTCGCTGGTCGCCGCCGGCCTGCCGCTGCTCACGGCGCTCATCGGCGTGGGCATCGGCGTCTCCACCATCACGGCGCTGGCCGACGCACTCGAACTCGGCTCCACCACCTCGACGTTGGCCATGATGATCGGCCTCGCCGTCGGCATCGACTACGCGCTGTTCGTCGTCTCCCGCTACCGGGCCGAACTCGCCGAGGGCCGCGACCGCGAGGAGGCCGTCGGCCGCGCCGTCGGCACGGCGGGCTCGGCGGTGGTCTTCGCGGGCCTGACCGTCGTGATCGCCCTGGCCGGTCTCGCGGTCGTGAACATCCCGATGCTGACCAAGATGGGCCTCGCGGCGGCGGGCACCGTCGTCATCGCCGTACTGATCGCGCTGACCATGATCCCCGCGCTGCTCGGCTACGCCGGCCGCAGGGTCCAGCCGGCCGGCGCCCGGAGCAGGCTGCTCGGCGGCCGCGGGTCCGAGGGTGCCGGGAGCCGGCCGAACATGGGCACGCGCTGGGCGAGCTTCGTCGTCCGCCGTCCGCTCGCCGTCCTGCTGCTCGGTGTCATCGGCCTGGGCGCCGCCGCGGTGCCGGTCGGCTCCCTGGAACTGGGCCTGCCGGACGACGGCTCGCAGCCGACGTCGACCACCCAGCGCCGGGCCTACGACCTGCTCTCCGAGGGCTTCGGCCCCGGCTTCAACGGCCCGCTGCTGGTCGTGGTGGACGCCCGCGCCAGCGACGACCCCGAGGAGGCCGCCACCACGGTGACCGGCGAGGTCGAGGAGATGGCGGGTGTCACCACGGTGACCCCGGCGCGGCCCAACAAGGCCGGTGACACCTTCACCATCACCGTGATCCCGGACTCCAAGCCCTCCTCGACCCAGACCGAGGACCTGGTCCACGCGATCCGCGACGCGGGCACCGGCATCGAGGCGGACTCGGGTGCGCACGTGCTGGTCACCGGGTCCACTGCGATGAACATCGACTTCTCGCAGCGGATGAACGACGCGCTGGTCCCGTACCTGGCCCTGGTGGTCGGCCTCGCGTTCCTGCTGCTGATCGCCGTCTTCCGGTCGATCCTCGTCCCGCTCAAGGCGGCCCTCGGGTTCCTGCTGAGCGTGCTGGCGGCGCTCGGCGCCGTGGTCGCGGTCTTCCAGTGGGGCTGGCTCGCCGGGCTCATCGGTGTCGAGGAGACCGGCCCGATCATGTCGATGATGCCGATCTTCATGGTGGGCGTGGTCTTCGGTCTCGCGATGGACTACGAGGTCTTCCTCGTGACCCGGATGCGGGAGGCCCACGTCCACGGCGAGAAGCCCGGCCAAGCCGTGGTGACCGGCTTCCGGCACGGCGCGCGGGTGGTCGCCGCCGCCGCGGTGATCATGATCGCGGTGTTCGCCGGCTTCATCGGCTCCGGCGAGTCCATGGTGAAGATGATCGGCTTCGGCCTCGCGGTGGCCGTCTTCTTCGACGCGTTCGTGGTCCGCATGGCCGTCGTCCCGGCGGTCCTCGCCCTGCTCGGCGGCAAGGCGTGGTGGCTGCCGAAGTGGCTGGACCGCGTCCTGCCCGACGTGGACGTCGAGGGCGAGGGCCTGCGCACGATGTCCGGCCCGGACCGCGCGGCCGGCGAGGAGAAGCAGCTGGTGCGCGCCTGA
- a CDS encoding YbaK/EbsC family protein has protein sequence MTTSDSAAHPRFAAALGELGLDRLHTRIRRFPDATRTAAEAAAAIGCELSQICKSLIFAADGVPVLVLMDGASRVDVERVREELGAERVTRAQADVVRETTGYAIGGVPPFGHRTRTRVLADRSLLAHDVVWAAAGDPHAVFPMAPGELIAHAGAALVDVRERTA, from the coding sequence ATGACCACTTCCGACTCCGCAGCCCACCCCCGCTTCGCCGCGGCCCTCGGCGAGCTGGGCCTCGACCGGCTGCACACCCGGATCCGCCGCTTCCCGGACGCCACCCGCACCGCCGCCGAGGCCGCGGCGGCGATCGGCTGCGAGCTGAGCCAGATCTGCAAGTCCCTGATCTTCGCCGCGGACGGCGTACCGGTGCTGGTGCTCATGGACGGGGCGTCCCGGGTCGACGTGGAGCGGGTCCGCGAGGAACTCGGTGCCGAACGGGTCACCCGGGCCCAGGCGGACGTCGTACGGGAGACCACGGGGTACGCGATCGGCGGCGTACCGCCCTTCGGGCACCGGACGAGGACGCGGGTCCTGGCCGACCGGTCGCTGCTCGCGCACGACGTCGTGTGGGCCGCGGCGGGCGATCCGCACGCCGTGTTCCCCATGGCACCCGGGGAGTTGATCGCCCACGCCGGTGCCGCGCTGGTGGACGTGCGCGAGCGGACCGCGTGA
- a CDS encoding EamA family transporter: MTPLVTAAVLAAAVTHAGWNAIAHRITDKLVGFTLISGGGLLIGLAAVPFVAFPAAAAWPYLFTSAAIHIVYYALLMRSFRLGDFGQAYPIARGTAPLVVTALAAVFAHEVPDGWAAAGIALSCAGLTGVALWGLRGRRPDWPAIGAALATGATIAAYTLVDGLGVRASGSPLGYIAWLMALQGSLIPAYALYRWRAEAPRLLAPFARLGLLGAAMSVAAYALVLWAQTEAELAPIAALRESSILVGAAIGAVVFKERFGLPRMAAAGLLVIGIGLILHSG, translated from the coding sequence GTGACGCCGCTGGTCACCGCCGCGGTACTCGCGGCCGCGGTCACCCACGCCGGGTGGAACGCCATCGCGCACCGCATCACCGACAAACTGGTCGGGTTCACGCTCATCTCGGGCGGCGGGCTGCTGATCGGGCTGGCGGCCGTGCCGTTCGTGGCGTTCCCGGCGGCGGCCGCGTGGCCGTACCTGTTCACCTCGGCCGCCATTCACATCGTGTACTACGCGCTGCTGATGAGGTCGTTCCGGCTCGGCGACTTCGGGCAGGCCTATCCCATCGCGCGCGGCACCGCGCCGCTGGTGGTCACCGCCCTCGCGGCGGTCTTCGCGCACGAGGTGCCGGACGGCTGGGCCGCCGCGGGGATCGCGCTGTCCTGTGCCGGACTGACCGGGGTCGCGCTGTGGGGACTGCGCGGACGCCGCCCCGACTGGCCGGCGATCGGCGCGGCGCTCGCCACCGGGGCGACCATCGCCGCGTACACCCTGGTCGACGGGCTGGGCGTACGGGCCTCGGGTTCGCCGCTGGGGTACATCGCCTGGCTGATGGCGTTGCAGGGCAGCCTGATCCCGGCATACGCCCTGTACCGCTGGCGCGCTGAAGCGCCCCGGCTGCTGGCGCCCTTCGCCCGCCTCGGACTGCTCGGCGCCGCGATGTCGGTCGCCGCGTACGCGCTCGTGCTCTGGGCCCAGACCGAGGCCGAACTCGCGCCCATCGCCGCGCTGCGCGAGTCCTCGATCCTGGTGGGCGCGGCCATCGGTGCGGTGGTCTTCAAGGAGCGGTTCGGTCTGCCGAGGATGGCCGCCGCCGGGCTGCTGGTGATCGGGATCGGGCTGATACTGCATTCCGGGTGA
- a CDS encoding DUF1876 domain-containing protein: MTTQTTVGWHVELEFEEDDLHTKSAALVRLPDGSEVRAHGHASRHHTDENQPRVGEEIAGARALNELAMLLLTKAHDEIDAVTGRTSHPIHV, translated from the coding sequence GTGACGACGCAGACCACTGTGGGATGGCATGTCGAGCTGGAGTTCGAGGAGGACGACCTGCACACCAAATCGGCGGCACTGGTGCGCCTGCCCGACGGGTCCGAGGTCCGGGCCCACGGGCATGCCAGCCGGCACCACACCGACGAGAACCAGCCGAGGGTCGGCGAGGAGATAGCGGGGGCGAGGGCACTCAACGAACTCGCCATGCTGCTGCTCACCAAAGCGCACGACGAGATCGACGCGGTGACCGGTCGCACCTCGCACCCGATCCACGTCTGA
- a CDS encoding serine hydrolase domain-containing protein — translation MKVDGTVAEGFEPVRTAFVRNFETLGDRGAAVAVYRDGRKVVDLWGGTRDFDGAEPWQRGTAQIVRSATKGVAAAAVLLLHQRGELDLDAPVGEWWPEYKAAGKDRTLVRHLLSHRAGVPVLDRPLTPREAADPDAGAAAVAAQAPVWEPGTDHGYHAQTFSWLIGELVRRVTGRPVGEWIADEVAGPAGADLWLGLPADRAARAGRVGQIPEAAAAGGLRTRPKRAVADAYADPGSLTRRAFAAITPLPDENDPAYRAAALPASNGIATADGLARVYAALIGEVDGGRRLFTPGTTTLARTEQSAGPDRTLVVPTRYGLGHMLHGTASPLLSPASFGHPGRGGALGFADPDSGIAFGYVTNGFHRSVTADPRAQALVRAVREAVAGGPSGGPGRAAAAVSS, via the coding sequence GTGAAGGTGGACGGCACGGTCGCCGAGGGCTTCGAGCCGGTCAGGACGGCGTTCGTCAGGAACTTCGAGACGCTCGGGGACCGCGGTGCCGCGGTGGCCGTGTACCGCGACGGGCGCAAGGTCGTCGACCTGTGGGGCGGCACACGCGACTTCGACGGCGCCGAGCCGTGGCAGCGGGGCACCGCCCAGATCGTGCGGTCCGCGACGAAGGGCGTCGCCGCCGCCGCGGTCCTGCTGCTGCACCAGCGCGGCGAACTGGACCTGGACGCGCCGGTCGGTGAGTGGTGGCCGGAGTACAAGGCCGCCGGCAAGGACCGGACGCTCGTCCGGCATCTGCTCTCCCACCGGGCCGGGGTGCCGGTGCTGGACCGCCCGCTGACCCCGCGGGAGGCGGCCGACCCGGACGCGGGCGCCGCCGCGGTCGCCGCGCAGGCCCCGGTGTGGGAGCCGGGGACCGACCACGGTTACCACGCGCAGACCTTCAGCTGGCTGATCGGCGAACTGGTGCGCCGGGTCACCGGGCGGCCGGTCGGCGAGTGGATCGCGGACGAGGTCGCGGGACCGGCCGGCGCCGATCTGTGGCTCGGGCTGCCCGCGGACCGGGCCGCGCGGGCCGGACGCGTCGGACAGATACCGGAGGCGGCCGCGGCCGGCGGGCTGCGGACCCGTCCGAAGCGTGCCGTGGCCGACGCGTACGCCGATCCCGGCTCCCTCACCCGCCGTGCCTTCGCCGCGATCACACCGCTGCCCGACGAGAACGACCCCGCCTATCGCGCGGCCGCCCTCCCCGCCTCCAACGGCATCGCCACCGCCGACGGACTGGCCCGTGTGTACGCCGCGCTGATCGGCGAGGTGGACGGCGGACGGCGCCTGTTCACGCCGGGGACGACGACGCTCGCCCGCACCGAGCAGTCCGCCGGTCCCGACCGCACCCTGGTCGTCCCCACCCGGTACGGCCTCGGCCACATGCTGCACGGCACCGCGTCCCCGCTGCTGTCGCCCGCGTCCTTCGGCCACCCCGGCCGGGGCGGTGCCCTCGGCTTCGCCGACCCGGACTCGGGCATCGCGTTCGGCTATGTGACGAACGGCTTCCACCGGAGCGTGACGGCGGACCCGAGGGCGCAGGCGCTGGTCCGGGCGGTGCGCGAAGCCGTCGCCGGGGGCCCGTCCGGTGGGCCGGGCCGCGCGGCGGCGGCGGTCAGTTCGTGA
- a CDS encoding energy-coupling factor ABC transporter ATP-binding protein produces the protein MDPVTASLEVSGLAFAYPDGHQALFGVDFRVERGERVALLGPNGAGKTTLVLHLNGILSGGTGAVRVAGLPVGRKHMAEIRRRVGIVFQDPDDQLFMPTVREDVAFGPAAAGLAGAELEARVDRALEQVGMTGFKDRPPHHLSFGQRRRVAVATVLAMEPEILVLDEPSSNLDPASRRELADILRSLDVTVLMVTHDLPYALELCPRSLILSEGVIAADGPTGELLSDDALMRAHRLELPFGFDPRSVRTGSGRT, from the coding sequence ATGGACCCTGTGACTGCTTCCCTGGAGGTCTCCGGCCTCGCCTTCGCCTACCCCGACGGGCACCAGGCCCTGTTCGGCGTGGACTTCCGCGTCGAGCGCGGTGAGCGGGTCGCGCTGCTCGGGCCCAACGGCGCCGGCAAGACCACGCTGGTGCTGCACCTCAACGGCATCCTCAGCGGCGGCACGGGGGCGGTGCGGGTCGCCGGGCTGCCCGTGGGCAGGAAGCACATGGCGGAGATCCGGCGCCGGGTCGGCATCGTCTTCCAGGACCCGGACGACCAGCTGTTCATGCCGACCGTCCGGGAGGACGTCGCCTTCGGGCCGGCCGCGGCCGGGCTCGCGGGCGCCGAGCTGGAGGCGCGCGTGGACCGGGCGCTGGAGCAGGTGGGGATGACCGGGTTCAAGGACCGGCCCCCGCACCATCTGTCCTTCGGTCAGCGGCGCCGGGTCGCCGTGGCGACCGTACTGGCGATGGAGCCGGAGATCCTGGTCCTGGACGAGCCGTCGTCCAACCTCGACCCCGCCTCCCGCCGTGAACTGGCCGACATCCTGCGCTCCCTGGACGTGACCGTGCTCATGGTCACCCACGACCTGCCGTACGCCCTCGAACTGTGCCCGCGCTCGCTGATCCTGAGCGAGGGCGTGATCGCCGCCGACGGTCCGACCGGTGAGCTGCTGTCCGACGACGCCCTGATGCGCGCGCACCGGCTGGAGCTGCCCTTCGGCTTCGACCCGCGCTCCGTGCGCACCGGTTCGGGACGGACCTGA
- the cbiQ gene encoding cobalt ECF transporter T component CbiQ: MGAGHAHKLYRAGSSPVHALPPHTKLAATFAFVLVVVSTPREAMWAFAAYAVLLGVVAAVARVPAGFLLKRLLIEVPFVAFAVLLPFVAEGERVDVLGLSLSVSGLWGAWNVLAKGTLGVAASVLLASTTELRQLLLGLQRLRLPPLLVQIASFMIRYGDLITDEMRRMRIARESRGFEARGLRHWGVLAKSAGALFIRSYERGERVHLAMVSRGYAGVMPVIDEVTASRAQWSYALALPLTALVVCLLGWTL; the protein is encoded by the coding sequence ATGGGTGCCGGGCACGCCCACAAGCTCTACCGGGCGGGTTCGTCGCCCGTGCACGCCCTGCCGCCGCACACCAAGCTCGCCGCGACGTTCGCCTTCGTCCTCGTGGTGGTGTCCACGCCGCGCGAGGCGATGTGGGCGTTCGCGGCGTACGCCGTGCTGCTGGGCGTCGTCGCGGCCGTCGCGCGCGTACCGGCCGGGTTTCTGCTCAAACGGCTGCTGATCGAGGTGCCGTTCGTCGCGTTCGCCGTACTGCTGCCGTTCGTCGCGGAGGGCGAGCGGGTCGACGTGCTGGGCCTGTCGCTCAGCGTCAGCGGACTGTGGGGCGCCTGGAACGTGCTCGCCAAGGGCACGCTGGGCGTCGCCGCCTCCGTACTGCTGGCCTCCACCACCGAACTGCGCCAGCTGCTGCTCGGATTGCAGCGGCTCAGACTGCCGCCGCTGCTGGTGCAGATCGCCTCCTTCATGATCCGCTACGGCGACCTCATCACCGACGAGATGCGGCGGATGCGGATCGCGCGCGAGTCCCGCGGCTTCGAGGCCCGTGGCCTGCGGCACTGGGGAGTGCTGGCGAAGTCCGCCGGGGCGCTGTTCATCCGCTCCTACGAACGCGGCGAGCGCGTGCACCTCGCCATGGTCAGCCGCGGGTACGCCGGTGTCATGCCGGTGATCGACGAGGTGACCGCGTCCCGGGCGCAGTGGTCGTACGCCCTCGCCCTCCCCCTCACCGCCCTCGTCGTCTGCCTGCTGGGATGGACCCTGTGA